One Ignavibacterium album JCM 16511 genomic region harbors:
- a CDS encoding O-antigen ligase family protein, which yields MTSNELYNGLMIAKMFYFYAVTALLLLSIAFYLVFKKKSITITLSLLDILILIYLAYNFLRLLTTNYSSFQDDYFIWLVLLTVLYFLWKYFITFDEGDKLNKTAIILFTVFLLSGLLQALYGILQLYNISPGIASNQFKVIGTLGNPDYFGGYIDSVAPFALGIFLLAKNKKIFTKFFIIIALISFLGCLFILPSTLSRASWLACGAGITFIFWHKYHFTEKLKTIFNTKIKMVSVVAMILIISLVIIAGVYQIKPESAFGRLLLWKVSLNIIKENSLVGVGFNKFDVVYNNYQADYFAKGNGSNTEKLLADNVRHAHNEYLQISAEIGLIGLLIFLGIIFSAFKFSVINNDLNTVKQLTEKVIINLSAKAGLIALLVFALFSFPLHILPNLINFVFLLAVTSKTNNPVIVKEFTLNSLVIKLSAIFVIAITSFFAVKYVQLYQAYFKWNDAFMAAKGGYFNIAEKVYENLNPELKYNGEFLFFYGASLSAVGNYNEAIKFLEPAKQKFSDPNLYVTLGQTYDRLNDFNKAESNLLHASNITPCKLFPKYLLAKLYYNYNMTEKAIDKANEIINLKAKIKTTAADEIKTEMKTLIEKINASPVKAGM from the coding sequence ATGACATCAAATGAATTATATAATGGTTTGATGATAGCAAAAATGTTTTACTTTTATGCAGTAACTGCGTTGCTTCTGCTTTCAATTGCATTTTATCTTGTTTTCAAAAAAAAATCTATAACTATAACTCTTAGTTTACTTGATATTCTAATTTTAATTTATCTCGCTTATAACTTTTTACGACTTTTGACCACCAACTATTCATCATTTCAGGATGACTATTTTATTTGGTTAGTTTTATTAACAGTACTTTATTTCTTGTGGAAATATTTTATAACTTTTGATGAGGGCGATAAACTAAACAAAACAGCTATTATTTTATTTACAGTATTCCTCCTCTCAGGTCTTTTGCAAGCCCTTTATGGAATATTGCAGCTATATAATATCAGTCCAGGAATAGCAAGCAATCAGTTTAAAGTTATCGGTACACTCGGTAACCCAGATTATTTTGGAGGATATATTGATTCCGTTGCTCCTTTTGCACTTGGAATATTTTTATTAGCAAAAAACAAAAAAATCTTTACTAAGTTTTTTATAATAATTGCTTTAATTTCTTTTCTAGGTTGTCTATTCATACTGCCATCAACATTAAGCAGAGCTTCCTGGCTTGCCTGCGGAGCAGGGATTACCTTTATATTTTGGCATAAATATCATTTCACTGAAAAGCTAAAAACCATATTTAACACTAAAATAAAAATGGTTTCAGTTGTTGCAATGATCTTAATTATCTCTTTAGTAATAATCGCAGGTGTATATCAGATAAAACCTGAATCTGCTTTTGGCAGGTTATTATTGTGGAAAGTATCGCTCAATATTATTAAAGAAAATTCTTTAGTGGGTGTTGGCTTTAACAAATTTGATGTTGTCTATAATAATTATCAGGCGGATTATTTTGCGAAAGGAAATGGAAGCAATACTGAAAAACTATTAGCCGATAATGTTAGACATGCACATAATGAGTATTTACAAATAAGTGCCGAAATAGGATTGATAGGTTTATTGATTTTTCTTGGAATTATATTCTCAGCCTTTAAATTTTCAGTAATAAACAATGATTTAAATACGGTAAAACAATTAACTGAAAAAGTAATAATAAACTTATCCGCTAAAGCTGGGTTGATTGCCTTATTGGTTTTTGCATTATTTTCTTTTCCATTACACATACTGCCAAACTTAATAAACTTTGTTTTTTTACTTGCAGTAACAAGCAAAACTAACAATCCAGTTATTGTTAAAGAATTTACTCTGAATAGCTTAGTAATTAAACTTTCAGCAATATTTGTAATCGCAATTACATCTTTCTTTGCAGTTAAATATGTACAATTATATCAAGCTTACTTTAAGTGGAACGATGCTTTTATGGCAGCAAAAGGCGGTTATTTTAATATCGCAGAAAAAGTGTATGAAAATTTAAACCCTGAACTTAAATATAATGGAGAGTTTTTATTTTTCTACGGTGCTAGTTTATCTGCTGTTGGGAACTATAATGAGGCTATAAAGTTTTTAGAACCAGCCAAACAGAAATTTAGTGACCCAAACTTATATGTTACTCTTGGGCAAACTTATGATAGATTAAACGATTTTAATAAAGCTGAAAGTAACCTTTTACACGCAAGTAATATTACACCTTGCAAACTATTCCCTAAATACCTGCTTGCAAAACTTTATTACAATTATAATATGACTGAAAAAGCAATAGACAAAGCGAATGAAATAATAAATCTTAAAGCTAAAATTAAAACTACTGCTGCAGATGAAATAAAAACAGAAATGAAAACATTAATTGAAAAAATAAATGCATCACCTGTGAAAGCAGGTATGTAA
- a CDS encoding 6-bladed beta-propeller has product MKQDSFFFIIMKKILYYIIISILSCLIFACKERSGTNLRSDDTVKKETLTVNIGNQNKTLIFNFAPIEKLYDMRIWKKIRIKQKIKIGSINNETFFFPCRIRLDENDNIYVLDIKDYSVKMFNNQGKFIKKFGKEGQGPGELVNPFDFDVYPNGMVVILGVNDNKLVVFDNNNFIDIKTTLMPMRVCFKSTNEIITFQIFDPLNSTPLKSINIVDKKITDFQNLLSKKSFNGKDYGLLPFLFGDIHRYKLNNLVYVSAILGYVVVFDDNGKIKKVFKLLDKVVESITSKREIKDGELQMIAFPKQKEYLINSSNVFNDYLYTVSNQAKRKSNEFVIDVYSLSKGSYEYSFILNNKEKFIEGFFTDREIYIAQENTEVVVFEYSLID; this is encoded by the coding sequence ATGAAACAAGATTCTTTCTTTTTTATAATTATGAAAAAAATACTTTATTATATAATCATCTCAATTTTATCATGTTTAATCTTTGCTTGTAAAGAAAGGTCTGGTACTAATTTAAGATCTGATGATACAGTTAAAAAAGAAACGCTAACTGTTAATATAGGTAATCAAAATAAAACATTGATCTTTAATTTTGCTCCCATTGAAAAACTCTATGATATGAGAATTTGGAAAAAAATTAGAATTAAACAAAAGATTAAAATTGGATCAATTAACAATGAAACATTCTTTTTCCCTTGTCGCATAAGACTGGATGAAAATGACAATATTTATGTACTTGATATTAAAGATTACAGTGTGAAGATGTTTAATAATCAGGGGAAATTCATAAAAAAATTTGGTAAAGAGGGTCAAGGTCCTGGGGAGTTGGTAAATCCGTTTGACTTTGACGTTTATCCAAACGGGATGGTTGTTATACTAGGTGTTAATGATAATAAATTAGTTGTTTTTGATAATAATAATTTTATTGATATTAAGACTACTCTTATGCCGATGAGAGTTTGCTTTAAGTCCACAAATGAAATTATAACCTTTCAAATATTTGATCCTCTTAACAGTACCCCTTTAAAAAGTATAAATATTGTTGATAAAAAAATAACAGATTTTCAAAATTTATTAAGTAAAAAAAGTTTTAACGGTAAAGATTATGGTTTATTACCTTTTTTATTTGGTGATATTCATAGGTATAAATTAAATAATTTGGTATATGTCTCAGCTATACTCGGTTATGTTGTGGTTTTTGATGATAATGGTAAAATCAAAAAAGTATTTAAACTTTTAGATAAAGTAGTAGAATCAATTACATCTAAGCGAGAAATTAAAGACGGGGAATTACAAATGATTGCATTTCCAAAGCAAAAAGAATATTTAATAAATTCTTCCAATGTTTTTAATGATTACTTATATACGGTAAGCAACCAAGCTAAAAGAAAAAGTAATGAATTTGTAATAGATGTTTATTCATTATCTAAGGGCAGTTATGAATATTCTTTCATACTTAATAATAAAGAAAAGTTTATTGAGGGTTTTTTCACCGATAGAGAAATCTATATTGCACAAGAAAACACTGAAGTTGTAGTTTTTGAATATTCATTGATAGATTAA
- a CDS encoding transposase, translated as MKNEKRKFTAEFKVQVLREHLENQVSVAKICEQYNINPNLFYLWKKELFAGALERFSNKKNSNTDQVKLSKLEEKLKDKDSLISEIVEDNLRLKKKLNGGY; from the coding sequence ATGAAAAACGAAAAAAGAAAATTCACAGCAGAATTTAAAGTGCAGGTTTTAAGAGAACACCTTGAAAACCAGGTTTCGGTTGCTAAAATATGTGAGCAGTATAATATCAACCCTAATCTGTTCTATCTCTGGAAGAAAGAGCTATTTGCCGGAGCCCTGGAAAGATTTTCAAATAAGAAAAACAGTAATACTGATCAGGTAAAACTTAGTAAATTGGAAGAAAAACTAAAGGACAAAGATTCTTTGATAAGTGAAATAGTAGAGGATAACTTAAGATTAAAAAAAAAGCTGAATGGGGGGTATTAA
- a CDS encoding MauE/DoxX family redox-associated membrane protein, translated as MKTILTSSEKVPLISRNVKQKFYTVSYYFIAVILLVSGVSKIINPENFIKVLNVTLGFLGENIIVLTATALPVIEIALGLMLMLKIKVKEVLIATLLLFSAFALFAIYGFISGFYVDCGCFGTVLKNEFGILMIGRNLFFVVISFYNLKFFNKQFAI; from the coding sequence TTGAAAACAATATTAACTTCCAGTGAGAAAGTTCCTTTAATTAGTAGAAATGTAAAGCAAAAGTTCTATACAGTTTCATATTACTTTATAGCAGTTATTTTATTAGTAAGCGGTGTTAGTAAAATAATCAATCCAGAAAATTTTATTAAAGTATTAAACGTTACCCTCGGTTTCCTTGGTGAAAATATTATTGTCCTTACTGCAACTGCATTACCTGTAATAGAAATTGCCTTAGGTTTAATGCTAATGCTAAAAATAAAAGTGAAAGAGGTACTGATTGCAACTTTATTACTGTTTTCAGCATTTGCATTATTTGCTATATATGGATTTATATCAGGTTTTTATGTTGATTGCGGCTGTTTTGGAACAGTTCTAAAAAACGAGTTTGGGATTTTGATGATCGGAAGAAATCTATTTTTCGTAGTCATTTCATTTTATAATCTAAAATTTTTTAATAAACAATTTGCTATTTGA